A section of the Clostridium felsineum DSM 794 genome encodes:
- a CDS encoding zinc-ribbon domain-containing protein, giving the protein MADKTIVCKDCGKEFVFTEGEQAFYKEKGFENDPVRCPECRKARKNKRNNFGRA; this is encoded by the coding sequence GTGGCAGATAAGACTATTGTATGTAAAGATTGTGGAAAAGAATTCGTATTTACTGAAGGGGAACAAGCTTTTTATAAAGAAAAAGGATTTGAAAATGATCCTGTAAGATGCCCTGAATGTAGAAAGGCTAGAAAAAACAAAAGAAACAATTTCGGCAGAGCATAA
- a CDS encoding Nramp family divalent metal transporter: MIKINVFRGKHNAQRTAIDFIKYIGPGLLVTVGFIDPGNWASNVSAGADYGYSLLWIVTLSTIMLVVLQHNAAHLGIVTGDCLSEAVSKRFKPWLTNIILYSAIIASISTAMAELLGGAIALNMIFKLPIKLGTLIMLALVIWMLFSNSYKKLEKLMIGFVSIIGLSFLFELLLIKIDWNTAVVSFVKPTFPKNSMPIIMSVLGAVVMPHNLFLHSEIIQSRQWNLEKEEVIKRQLRYEFLDTIISMLIGFAINSAMILLSAATFFKMNIRVNELSEAQSLLRPLLGGFSAGIFAIALLFAGIASTVTAGMAGGSIFAGIYKEPYDIKDSHTKVGVIITLISAAVVIFFISNPFKGLIYSQMLLSIELPITIFTQIYLTSSKKVMGKFVNSVLDKISLVIIGVIVTFLNLALLISYL; the protein is encoded by the coding sequence TTGATAAAAATCAATGTATTTAGAGGAAAGCATAATGCACAACGTACGGCGATAGATTTTATTAAATATATAGGACCAGGATTATTAGTTACAGTTGGATTTATAGATCCAGGAAATTGGGCTTCAAATGTATCAGCAGGTGCAGATTATGGATACTCACTTTTATGGATAGTTACACTATCAACTATAATGCTTGTAGTACTTCAACACAATGCAGCACATTTAGGTATTGTTACAGGAGACTGTCTTTCAGAAGCAGTTAGTAAGCGGTTTAAACCCTGGCTTACTAATATAATATTATATAGCGCTATTATAGCCTCAATTTCTACAGCAATGGCAGAGCTTCTTGGTGGAGCAATTGCTTTAAACATGATATTTAAATTGCCCATAAAACTTGGAACACTCATTATGCTGGCATTAGTTATATGGATGCTTTTTTCTAATTCCTATAAAAAGCTTGAAAAATTGATGATTGGATTTGTTTCAATAATAGGTCTATCATTTCTATTTGAACTATTACTTATAAAAATAGATTGGAACACAGCAGTGGTAAGTTTTGTAAAGCCTACATTTCCTAAAAATTCCATGCCCATAATAATGAGTGTTCTTGGAGCTGTTGTAATGCCACATAATTTATTTCTTCATTCTGAAATAATACAAAGTAGGCAGTGGAATCTTGAAAAGGAAGAGGTTATAAAAAGGCAGCTTAGGTATGAATTCTTGGATACTATTATTTCTATGCTTATTGGATTTGCAATAAATAGTGCAATGATACTATTATCGGCAGCAACATTTTTTAAAATGAATATTAGGGTCAATGAGCTTTCAGAAGCACAATCACTTTTAAGGCCACTTTTAGGAGGTTTTTCAGCAGGCATATTTGCCATAGCACTTTTATTTGCTGGAATAGCATCAACAGTTACGGCAGGAATGGCAGGAGGAAGTATTTTTGCTGGAATATACAAGGAGCCTTATGATATAAAGGATAGTCATACTAAAGTAGGAGTTATTATAACGCTAATTTCAGCAGCTGTAGTTATATTTTTTATAAGTAATCCATTTAAGGGTCTAATATATTCTCAGATGCTTTTAAGTATTGAATTGCCAATTACCATATTTACACAAATTTATCTTACATCCTCAAAAAAGGTTATGGGCAAGTTTGTTAATTCTGTGCTAGATAAAATTTCACTAGTAATAATAGGGGTTATAGTTACATTTCTTAATTTAGCATTACTTATTAGCTATTTGTGA
- a CDS encoding sensor domain-containing diguanylate cyclase, which yields METNYKMLYEKYEKLKNEFSTYQNFAEAQIQRMNGKNTELEKKLDILTNIIEVSKYINSNISADNLIPMINDMIIGILGVTYSTIYLVEDNEKLIVKASNVMENYNVIVNPAFSTFSDNRPVVINSKKPLFKEFKNKLEVHSIIGVPITLRDNFRGYIIVEHTLYDFFSHGHIKFISSIANQIAIAIENSFLYNKVKESSIKDPLLGIYNRKHFFDMIEEKVAKDLRKSFAIVMIDIDHFKNFNDSYGHQFGDEVLIQTAKVLENNISNNDEVARYGGEEIVIYLDNAENTEEVFKLVDEIRFKLSNNLVKHGGIEKSVTASFGISYYPQNGESVEKVMSVADAMLYEAKDTGRNKVVSSL from the coding sequence ATGGAGACTAATTATAAGATGTTATATGAAAAATATGAAAAATTAAAGAATGAATTTAGCACATATCAAAACTTTGCAGAAGCACAAATTCAGCGCATGAATGGAAAAAATACTGAATTAGAAAAAAAATTGGATATTTTAACGAATATCATAGAAGTCAGTAAGTATATAAATTCCAACATTAGTGCTGATAATTTGATACCTATGATAAATGATATGATTATAGGTATATTAGGTGTTACGTATTCTACAATATATTTGGTTGAGGACAATGAAAAATTAATAGTAAAGGCTTCAAATGTTATGGAAAATTATAATGTTATAGTAAATCCGGCATTTTCAACTTTTAGTGATAATAGACCAGTTGTAATTAACTCAAAGAAACCACTATTTAAAGAATTTAAAAACAAATTAGAGGTGCATTCCATTATTGGAGTTCCAATAACTTTAAGAGATAACTTCAGAGGTTATATAATAGTTGAACATACACTATATGATTTTTTTAGCCATGGTCATATAAAATTTATATCTTCAATAGCAAATCAAATAGCAATTGCAATTGAAAATAGTTTCCTATATAACAAAGTTAAGGAGTCTTCAATTAAGGATCCGCTTTTGGGGATTTATAACAGGAAACATTTTTTCGATATGATAGAGGAAAAAGTAGCAAAAGATTTACGTAAAAGCTTTGCTATAGTTATGATAGATATAGACCATTTCAAAAATTTTAATGATTCTTATGGTCATCAATTTGGAGATGAGGTTTTAATTCAAACAGCTAAAGTATTGGAAAATAATATTAGCAATAATGATGAAGTTGCAAGGTATGGTGGAGAAGAAATTGTAATTTATCTTGACAATGCTGAAAATACTGAAGAAGTATTTAAGCTTGTGGATGAAATTAGATTTAAATTAAGTAATAATTTGGTGAAACATGGTGGAATAGAAAAGTCTGTTACAGCAAGCTTTGGTATAAGTTATTATCCTCAAAATGGAGAATCTGTGGAGAAGGTTATGAGTGTTGCTGATGCTATGCTTTATGAGGCTAAAGATACAGGAAGGAACAAAGTGGTTTCATCATTATAA
- a CDS encoding ECF transporter S component, producing the protein MEKNTMNIRYNVRDIVQISLMAAIVFVATKLTAIPVGIGYKGVVHLGDSMVFIAAILLSNRNAVLSSAIGMSLYDVLSPTPMWTPFTFVIKGGMAFIASKISYTKNYKGNNIIVNFIGCILSGIWMVGAYYFAGAIINHYLMKYPWNQSFIAQATHVPADIAQVVVGLIVALPISKILKKANIV; encoded by the coding sequence ATGGAAAAAAACACTATGAATATTAGATATAATGTTAGAGATATAGTTCAAATATCATTGATGGCTGCTATAGTATTTGTAGCAACTAAGCTTACAGCAATCCCTGTTGGAATTGGGTACAAGGGAGTAGTACATCTTGGTGATAGTATGGTATTTATAGCTGCTATTTTATTATCAAATCGTAATGCAGTTTTATCTTCTGCCATAGGAATGAGCCTGTATGATGTTTTGTCACCAACACCTATGTGGACTCCATTTACTTTTGTAATAAAGGGAGGAATGGCATTTATAGCGTCTAAAATTAGTTACACAAAAAATTATAAAGGGAATAATATAATAGTTAATTTTATTGGATGTATTTTGAGTGGAATTTGGATGGTTGGAGCATATTATTTTGCAGGAGCAATTATAAATCATTATTTAATGAAGTATCCTTGGAATCAAAGCTTTATTGCTCAAGCTACACACGTGCCAGCGGATATAGCACAGGTGGTTGTAGGACTTATAGTGGCATTGCCAATAAGTAAAATTTTAAAAAAAGCTAATATCGTATAA
- a CDS encoding phosphatase PAP2 family protein has protein sequence MKELNTETLQYYFKKSLDFINSFYPFIIGVIIFMYNFHIFVGNYSPGYKLITLIYPVIFLTAYKDVRKDVRWISFILLVIPLFLFVSYINKHGYAFWGSVLQWEAKMKIVFNLNPIFDGIPFNDASFARIYQSDNLTWFMRLVYNNGFTLCTMICIFRSAICKDIKKMLKYMCSAHVFQIFLISPFYVIFHLQEVWFVHGQPDMLLRHYSYKQAYGSTLNCFPSMHTSIAFAAFLLLLREKNKIFKTFWGFFCLSVIYSTMYLKIHWTIDVLGGLILAFCSVKLTDFVFAKLQPKLQPLIDKYYYRNSSKDISNSKSVSNLIQ, from the coding sequence ATGAAGGAATTAAACACAGAAACATTACAATACTATTTTAAAAAATCTCTTGATTTTATTAACAGTTTTTATCCGTTTATAATCGGAGTTATAATTTTCATGTACAATTTTCACATATTTGTAGGAAATTATTCACCAGGGTACAAATTAATAACCTTAATTTATCCAGTTATATTTTTAACTGCTTATAAGGATGTAAGAAAAGATGTTCGATGGATATCCTTTATACTCCTAGTTATTCCATTATTCTTGTTTGTATCTTATATCAACAAACATGGATATGCATTTTGGGGTAGTGTTTTGCAGTGGGAAGCTAAAATGAAAATAGTATTTAATTTAAATCCTATTTTTGATGGTATACCTTTTAATGATGCTTCTTTCGCAAGAATATATCAAAGTGATAACCTAACTTGGTTTATGCGTCTTGTATATAATAATGGCTTTACACTTTGTACTATGATATGTATTTTCCGTTCTGCAATTTGTAAAGATATAAAGAAAATGCTTAAATATATGTGCAGTGCTCACGTATTTCAAATATTTTTAATAAGCCCTTTTTATGTTATTTTTCATCTTCAAGAAGTATGGTTTGTTCACGGACAACCTGATATGCTTTTAAGGCATTATTCATATAAACAAGCTTATGGTTCAACATTAAATTGTTTTCCATCCATGCATACTTCTATAGCCTTTGCAGCTTTTTTACTATTACTTAGAGAAAAAAATAAAATTTTTAAAACATTTTGGGGATTCTTTTGCTTAAGTGTTATTTACTCTACTATGTACCTTAAAATACACTGGACAATTGATGTTTTAGGCGGCTTAATTTTGGCATTTTGTTCTGTGAAATTAACAGATTTTGTGTTTGCCAAGCTTCAACCTAAGCTTCAGCCACTTATAGATAAATACTATTATAGAAATTCTAGTAAAGATATATCTAATAGCAAATCTGTTTCCAATTTAATTCAATAA
- a CDS encoding MarR family winged helix-turn-helix transcriptional regulator produces MISQSKFCIVDVLQKIIDKLRVIEYIKAEELEISVMEVHGIFEIGKIGEITINEFSKILYLDKNSVNKLVNNLVDEKFLLRHIHPENKRHVILKLTENGQKIYESIRDDFNLYFKKILGDVPEDNKEDISNDFRILLKSMEDNN; encoded by the coding sequence ATGATATCTCAGAGTAAATTTTGTATTGTTGATGTTTTACAAAAAATTATAGATAAGTTGAGAGTAATAGAATATATAAAAGCAGAAGAACTTGAGATCTCTGTAATGGAAGTTCATGGTATTTTTGAAATAGGGAAAATAGGAGAAATTACTATTAATGAGTTTTCTAAAATATTGTATCTTGACAAAAATTCTGTAAATAAATTGGTTAATAATCTTGTAGATGAAAAGTTTCTTTTAAGACATATACACCCTGAAAATAAGAGACATGTAATTTTAAAACTTACAGAAAACGGACAAAAGATATATGAGAGCATTCGTGATGATTTTAATTTATACTTCAAGAAAATTTTAGGGGATGTTCCAGAAGATAACAAGGAAGATATATCAAATGACTTTAGAATTTTACTGAAATCTATGGAAGATAATAATTAA
- a CDS encoding EAL domain-containing protein, protein MEKGHRIFVHILLVVYIIVYFISAIFQSNLFGDILSPIGTLISFFILIYVYKKSERSRNVWFILSLASLIWALSDIAWGVCELLLGINPENISLFNFLYLGTNIGILVAAVIYMKKFVKGINLVQLIIDVFAITISCFVIFWFLFLHRSLSIFIENIDNITEFIYIITDFLIINCIVVGLFSLRRGRLIKGIYITILGSAMYAIVDLIYVYQYFYNSYVPNSITDFMYAMSLMIISFGGLNVLKYNTSEWADKFYSEVKNVGSTKKGLVLLFTIPISIIFGDFNFEKIVMLIFIYVVYEVLSNYVQKAINNEKLFTDEKNMNLILEEKIEERTKELLQKNEQLEYISNHDFVTNIYNRRYLNEYLDYIINDKKTNQQITIFYIDVDRFKTINDIYGHDIGDYILIEISKRLEEGIHKKGILARLGGDEFVIALEGEISRPDIEKLAKDISSTCNKSVYVDSYEFNMTLSIGISVFPDDALSRNVLLKNADIAMYDAKSKGKNTYSFFNSYMSNAIVEKNEIEILLKNANYNKEFELYYQPQVDIKQNKLIGMEALIRWNSPVKGNIPPNKFIRIAEEIGCIEQISDWVMNTAARQIGIWNKKFGMELKMSINISPNQLSSVKFASKINKIITKYGLQPSWIDIEITENIAMKGEIVLEEIFSMLNNMGVSISIDDFGTGYSSLSYIQQFSFERLKIAKELIDNITDDLNKRYIVKAIEMLSEGLNILTIAEGVETKEQLKIIKELGCDQVQGYVFSRPITAYMFEEKFLSGKNNEFS, encoded by the coding sequence ATGGAAAAAGGACATAGGATATTTGTACATATTTTATTAGTAGTTTATATTATAGTATATTTTATTTCGGCAATTTTTCAATCTAATTTATTTGGTGATATATTATCTCCGATAGGAACTTTAATTTCATTTTTTATATTAATATATGTTTATAAAAAATCAGAAAGATCAAGGAACGTTTGGTTTATTTTATCTTTAGCATCGTTAATTTGGGCATTATCAGATATAGCATGGGGAGTTTGTGAATTATTACTTGGAATCAATCCGGAAAATATTAGTTTATTTAATTTTCTTTATTTAGGGACTAATATAGGTATATTAGTTGCAGCAGTTATATATATGAAGAAGTTTGTTAAGGGTATAAATTTAGTTCAGCTTATTATTGATGTTTTTGCAATAACGATAAGTTGTTTTGTTATATTTTGGTTTTTGTTTTTACACAGAAGCCTATCTATATTTATAGAAAATATAGATAATATAACTGAGTTTATATACATTATTACAGATTTTTTAATTATTAATTGTATTGTAGTCGGTTTGTTTTCTTTACGTAGAGGTAGATTAATTAAAGGCATATATATTACTATTTTAGGATCAGCAATGTATGCTATTGTTGATTTGATTTACGTGTATCAGTATTTTTATAATTCATATGTTCCAAATTCTATAACAGATTTTATGTATGCCATGTCCTTAATGATTATTTCATTTGGTGGATTAAATGTTTTAAAATACAATACCTCCGAATGGGCAGATAAGTTTTATTCTGAAGTTAAAAATGTTGGAAGTACCAAAAAGGGTTTAGTTTTATTATTCACTATTCCAATAAGTATAATATTTGGTGACTTCAATTTTGAAAAAATAGTAATGCTGATCTTTATTTATGTAGTTTATGAAGTATTAAGTAATTATGTACAAAAAGCTATAAATAATGAAAAGCTCTTTACCGATGAGAAAAACATGAATTTAATCTTAGAGGAAAAAATTGAGGAACGCACAAAGGAACTTTTGCAAAAAAATGAACAATTAGAATATATATCCAACCATGATTTTGTTACAAATATTTATAATAGAAGATATTTAAATGAATATTTAGATTATATTATAAATGATAAAAAAACAAATCAGCAAATAACTATATTTTATATTGATGTAGATAGATTTAAGACCATAAACGATATATATGGTCATGATATAGGTGATTATATATTAATTGAAATATCTAAAAGATTAGAAGAGGGAATTCATAAAAAGGGTATTTTAGCGAGGTTAGGTGGAGATGAATTTGTAATTGCACTAGAGGGAGAGATTAGTAGACCTGATATCGAAAAACTTGCCAAGGATATTAGTAGTACTTGTAATAAAAGTGTTTATGTAGATAGCTATGAATTTAATATGACGCTTAGTATAGGAATTTCAGTATTTCCAGACGATGCATTATCTAGAAATGTTCTTTTGAAAAATGCAGATATAGCAATGTATGATGCAAAGTCTAAAGGGAAAAATACTTACTCGTTTTTTAATTCGTATATGAGTAATGCAATTGTTGAAAAAAATGAAATTGAGATACTTCTAAAAAATGCAAATTACAATAAAGAATTTGAACTATACTATCAACCACAAGTAGATATAAAACAAAATAAGTTGATTGGTATGGAGGCACTTATTAGATGGAATTCTCCTGTAAAAGGAAACATTCCACCAAACAAGTTTATCAGAATAGCAGAAGAAATTGGTTGTATTGAACAAATAAGTGATTGGGTTATGAATACTGCAGCAAGACAAATTGGAATATGGAATAAAAAATTTGGAATGGAGTTAAAAATGTCTATTAATATTTCGCCTAATCAACTTAGTAGTGTAAAGTTTGCTAGTAAGATAAATAAAATAATAACAAAATATGGACTTCAACCTAGTTGGATTGATATAGAAATCACAGAAAATATTGCAATGAAGGGTGAAATAGTTTTAGAAGAGATATTCTCTATGTTAAACAATATGGGAGTATCAATTTCAATAGATGATTTTGGAACAGGATATTCTTCTTTAAGTTATATACAGCAATTTTCATTTGAACGTTTAAAGATTGCAAAAGAATTAATTGATAATATTACGGATGATTTGAATAAGCGTTATATTGTAAAAGCAATAGAAATGTTATCTGAAGGACTTAATATTTTAACAATAGCTGAGGGAGTAGAAACAAAAGAACAACTCAAAATAATAAAAGAACTTGGATGTGATCAGGTTCAAGGATATGTATTTAGTAGACCTATTACAGCATACATGTTTGAAGAAAAATTCCTTTCTGGAAAAAATAATGAATTTAGTTAA
- a CDS encoding Cof-type HAD-IIB family hydrolase, protein MYKLIALDMDGTLLNDDKTISEENKEAIKMAKSLGYKVVLSTGRPLKGIERYLEELNLVDEDDYAIAFNGGLVQNTKTGQILGKKLLKFEDLDRLYKLSEKFNVNIHMLSIDECITPKKNPYTDVEVNLNQIKLIEKNFSELPRDTVVVKIMMIDSKDNLDNVEKLLPKDIYDDYCVTRSSEIFLEFSPKDIHKGMGLKILSDHLGLKKEELIAVGDAGNDISMIEHAGLGVAMGNAFPSVKECADYITDSNENSGVAKVIHKFMINQ, encoded by the coding sequence ATGTATAAATTAATTGCACTTGATATGGATGGTACTCTTTTAAATGATGATAAAACAATATCTGAAGAAAACAAAGAAGCTATAAAAATGGCTAAAAGCTTAGGATATAAAGTTGTTTTGTCTACCGGTAGACCTTTGAAGGGAATTGAGCGCTACCTTGAAGAATTAAATTTAGTTGATGAAGATGATTATGCTATAGCTTTTAACGGTGGCTTGGTGCAGAACACAAAAACAGGTCAAATTCTAGGTAAAAAACTACTTAAATTCGAAGATCTAGATAGATTATATAAATTAAGCGAAAAATTCAATGTAAATATACATATGTTAAGTATAGATGAATGTATAACTCCTAAAAAGAATCCTTATACAGATGTAGAAGTTAATTTAAATCAAATAAAATTGATAGAAAAAAATTTCAGTGAGTTACCTAGGGATACTGTTGTCGTAAAAATAATGATGATAGATTCTAAAGATAATTTAGATAATGTAGAAAAACTTTTACCTAAAGATATATATGATGATTATTGTGTTACTAGAAGTTCTGAAATTTTCCTTGAATTCTCTCCCAAGGACATACACAAAGGAATGGGACTAAAAATTTTATCTGATCACCTCGGATTAAAAAAAGAAGAACTCATTGCCGTTGGTGATGCTGGAAATGATATATCCATGATAGAACATGCAGGTCTTGGGGTTGCAATGGGAAACGCATTTCCTTCTGTAAAAGAATGTGCCGATTATATAACAGATAGCAATGAAAATTCCGGTGTTGCAAAGGTTATTCACAAGTTCATGATAAATCAATAA
- a CDS encoding peptide chain release factor 3, protein MSELVSEIEKRRTFAIISHPDAGKTTLTEKLLLYGGAIRLAGSVKARKASKHAVSDWMEIEKQRGISVTSSVMQFNYEGYCINILDTPGHQDFSEDTYRTLMAADSAVMVIDAAKGIEAQTKKLFHVCSLRGIPIFTFVNKMDRESRDPFELLQEIETELGIKSYPINWPIGAGKDFKGVYDRRKKAVHVFNGGNHGQTEVEDVEGDVNDEALAGLLGEALQEKLSEDIELLDIAGDEFDIERVRQGEITPVFFGSALTNFGVEPFLEEFLKLTTAPTPRNSDKGEINVFDNEFSAFVFKIQANMNKAHRDRIAFMRICSGKFEKGMEVNHVQKGNTVKLTQPQQFLAQDREIIEEAYAGDIIGVFDPGIFNIGDTLCKSSDKFKFEGIPVFAPEHFARVRTVDTMKRKQFIKGITQIAQEGAIQVFKEVNIGIEELIVGVVGVLQFEVLQYRLQNEYNVEIKMDILPFKYIRWIEEGDAENLTITSDTKIVKDVNERSLLLFQSEWSISWAIQHNEGLVLSDISK, encoded by the coding sequence ATGTCAGAGTTGGTTAGTGAAATAGAAAAAAGGCGTACGTTCGCTATAATATCCCATCCAGATGCTGGAAAAACTACACTTACTGAAAAACTTTTGTTATATGGAGGAGCAATAAGACTTGCAGGTTCTGTTAAAGCAAGAAAAGCTTCAAAACATGCAGTATCAGATTGGATGGAAATAGAAAAACAAAGAGGAATATCTGTTACGTCTTCAGTTATGCAATTTAATTATGAAGGCTACTGTATTAATATACTTGATACCCCTGGTCACCAGGATTTTAGTGAGGATACATATAGAACACTTATGGCAGCAGATAGTGCTGTTATGGTAATCGATGCAGCTAAAGGTATAGAGGCTCAAACTAAAAAATTATTTCATGTTTGTAGTCTTAGAGGAATACCTATATTTACATTTGTAAACAAGATGGATAGAGAAAGTAGAGATCCTTTTGAACTTCTTCAAGAAATAGAAACAGAACTTGGAATAAAATCATATCCTATAAACTGGCCAATAGGTGCAGGTAAAGATTTTAAAGGTGTTTATGATAGAAGAAAAAAAGCAGTTCATGTTTTTAATGGTGGAAATCATGGTCAAACAGAAGTAGAAGATGTTGAAGGTGATGTAAATGATGAGGCTTTAGCAGGACTTTTAGGTGAAGCGCTTCAAGAAAAGCTTTCAGAAGATATTGAGCTTCTTGATATAGCTGGAGATGAATTCGATATAGAAAGAGTTAGACAGGGAGAAATAACACCAGTATTTTTTGGAAGTGCACTTACAAACTTTGGTGTAGAACCATTTCTTGAGGAATTTTTAAAACTTACTACAGCACCAACACCTAGAAATTCCGATAAGGGTGAAATAAATGTATTTGATAATGAATTTTCAGCTTTTGTGTTTAAAATTCAAGCGAATATGAATAAGGCCCATAGAGATAGAATTGCCTTTATGAGAATATGTTCAGGTAAATTTGAAAAAGGTATGGAAGTAAATCATGTTCAAAAGGGAAATACTGTAAAGCTTACTCAACCACAACAATTTTTAGCTCAAGATAGAGAAATAATTGAGGAAGCTTACGCTGGAGATATCATAGGAGTTTTTGATCCAGGTATTTTTAATATAGGTGATACCTTATGTAAGAGTTCAGATAAGTTTAAATTTGAGGGAATTCCCGTTTTTGCTCCAGAACATTTTGCAAGAGTTAGAACTGTTGATACAATGAAAAGAAAGCAGTTTATTAAAGGAATAACTCAAATAGCTCAAGAAGGTGCTATTCAAGTATTTAAAGAGGTAAATATAGGAATAGAAGAGCTTATAGTTGGAGTAGTTGGTGTTCTTCAGTTTGAAGTGCTTCAATATAGACTTCAAAATGAATACAATGTTGAGATAAAGATGGATATATTACCATTTAAATATATAAGATGGATAGAAGAAGGAGATGCTGAAAATCTTACAATTACATCTGATACTAAAATAGTTAAGGATGTAAATGAAAGAAGTTTATTGTTATTCCAAAGCGAATGGTCTATAAGCTGGGCAATTCAGCACAATGAAGGTCTTGTTCTTTCGGATATAAGTAAATAA
- a CDS encoding HAD family hydrolase, with translation MIKAVIFDMDGVIIDSEPLHLEYLLKLFKTLNVSMSTYEYSKFIGTTSTYMWGIIKKRFNLDYSVETLIEIDRNGFFDFLSSKHNIEPIYYIPELLNTLKKNNFKIALASSSPIKVISYILDTLKLKEYFNEIVTGDYVKKSKPNPDIFLYAADKLDVLPEECIVIEDSHNGVLAAKNAEMKCIGFRNTNSGNQDLSKADIIINSFDEIDVSNLS, from the coding sequence ATGATAAAAGCAGTTATTTTTGATATGGATGGAGTTATTATAGATAGTGAACCCCTTCACCTTGAATATTTACTAAAATTATTTAAAACTCTTAATGTTAGTATGAGTACTTATGAATACTCTAAATTTATTGGAACCACCTCAACATACATGTGGGGTATTATAAAAAAACGTTTTAACTTGGATTACTCAGTAGAAACTCTTATCGAAATCGATAGAAATGGTTTTTTTGATTTTCTGTCTTCAAAACACAACATAGAGCCTATTTATTATATACCTGAACTTCTAAATACCCTAAAGAAGAATAATTTTAAAATTGCATTAGCCTCTTCATCTCCAATTAAGGTTATAAGCTATATATTAGATACTCTAAAATTAAAAGAATATTTTAATGAAATAGTTACTGGCGACTATGTTAAAAAGAGCAAACCAAACCCAGATATATTTCTATATGCTGCTGATAAACTGGACGTTTTACCTGAAGAATGTATTGTCATAGAAGATTCTCACAATGGAGTATTAGCTGCCAAAAATGCTGAAATGAAATGTATCGGTTTTAGAAATACAAACTCAGGCAATCAGGATTTATCTAAAGCTGATATAATAATCAATTCTTTTGACGAAATAGATGTTTCCAATTTAAGCTAA